In the genome of Gloeotrichia echinulata CP02, one region contains:
- a CDS encoding Tic22 family protein: protein MKSLVRWGATLGLIGSTLLGTVFIGNLPVLALSEQQIKDKLDSVPVYLVTNKDGLPLSRPLPDAQNGQKAGGSVTGVYLSRQEAQTFINQLRNAKDKDPKIEELVKSLQVTAVPLGVIYQKLQQTKNQPNRLLFAFKPVDQEIQGALELLRQGGQKVDQFKSVPVFAVRFAPDQGYVPIQLPSDKQQMIPLFLSKQDAQGLLSQVKPKFPKADIQVIDVDGVIKTLQEKNDTWLNQVVLVPSPESRDYLRTLPKEGANNTPAPRNGNNSQPKKPNQR, encoded by the coding sequence ATGAAATCATTGGTTCGTTGGGGCGCAACATTGGGTTTAATCGGGAGTACTTTGTTGGGGACAGTCTTTATCGGCAACCTCCCAGTGTTGGCATTGTCAGAACAACAAATAAAAGATAAATTAGACTCAGTACCAGTGTATTTAGTCACAAACAAGGATGGCTTACCACTCAGTCGCCCCCTACCTGATGCTCAAAATGGGCAAAAAGCTGGTGGTTCGGTGACAGGTGTTTATCTGAGTCGGCAAGAAGCTCAGACTTTTATCAACCAACTGCGAAATGCCAAAGACAAAGACCCAAAAATTGAAGAATTAGTCAAAAGCCTACAAGTAACAGCAGTGCCTCTGGGAGTAATTTATCAGAAATTACAACAAACCAAAAACCAGCCCAACCGTCTGTTATTTGCCTTTAAACCTGTTGACCAGGAAATTCAAGGCGCATTAGAATTGTTGCGTCAAGGCGGTCAAAAGGTAGATCAGTTTAAAAGCGTGCCTGTTTTTGCTGTCAGATTTGCACCAGATCAGGGATATGTACCCATTCAATTGCCATCTGACAAACAGCAAATGATTCCTCTGTTTTTAAGCAAACAAGATGCACAGGGTTTGTTAAGTCAGGTAAAGCCCAAGTTTCCCAAGGCTGATATTCAAGTAATAGATGTAGATGGGGTAATTAAAACTTTGCAAGAAAAAAACGATACCTGGCTCAACCAAGTTGTCTTAGTGCCATCCCCAGAGTCTAGAGACTATCTCAGAACGCTGCCTAAAGAGGGTGCTAACAATACTCCTGCTCCCCGTAATGGAAATAATTCTCAGCCCAAGAAGCCGAATCAACGTTAA